From the genome of Streptomyces sp. NBC_00704, one region includes:
- a CDS encoding glycosyltransferase gives MKILFITTGSQATYYAAAPLATAARNAGHQVVLAAHEPWVETAEAIGLPTFCFTVDPIRHFMRISNPGKGLRFPRELGDEEMFGQGRGFAQMGLAGVKSLLELAKDWTPDVVVGSSQSYAAMLLAAHLKVPYVRHIEYLGIPLTGIDPGAEAELRPELERLGVDGLLKPDLLLDSTPPSMRPSHDPDAQPMRWIPSNPQRRLERWMYTRPEGRKRVVITSGFRSLMFRDPGWSMPLLVKELNKLGAEALIAANPGAVERFGAELGDARVGWIPIDVTAATCDLAVHHGGATTATTLMANGVPQLVIPENPPEFPPNYHREAIAKAITDFGAGRTLWPQAQEPDKAPGEVIAAACRELLENPSYTERTQFIAKEISTLPTPAEIVPKLEALV, from the coding sequence ATGAAAATCCTGTTCATCACCACGGGCAGTCAGGCCACCTACTATGCCGCTGCCCCGCTGGCGACGGCCGCGCGCAACGCGGGCCACCAAGTCGTGCTGGCCGCCCACGAGCCGTGGGTGGAGACCGCGGAGGCCATCGGCCTTCCCACCTTCTGTTTCACCGTCGACCCGATCCGGCACTTCATGCGGATCAGCAACCCGGGCAAGGGGCTGCGCTTCCCCCGGGAGCTGGGCGACGAGGAGATGTTCGGGCAGGGCCGCGGCTTCGCGCAGATGGGGCTGGCCGGGGTGAAGTCCCTGCTGGAGCTGGCCAAGGACTGGACCCCGGACGTGGTCGTGGGCAGCTCGCAGAGCTACGCCGCGATGCTGCTCGCCGCCCATCTGAAGGTCCCCTACGTGCGTCACATCGAGTACCTGGGCATCCCGCTCACCGGTATCGACCCGGGCGCCGAGGCGGAGCTGCGGCCGGAGCTGGAGCGCCTCGGCGTGGACGGGCTGCTCAAGCCCGATCTGCTCCTGGACTCCACTCCGCCGTCGATGCGGCCGTCCCACGACCCGGACGCGCAGCCGATGCGCTGGATCCCCAGCAACCCGCAGCGCCGGCTGGAGCGCTGGATGTACACCCGCCCCGAGGGCCGCAAGCGCGTGGTGATCACCTCCGGGTTCCGCAGCCTGATGTTCCGCGACCCGGGCTGGTCGATGCCGCTGCTGGTCAAGGAGCTGAACAAGCTGGGCGCCGAGGCGCTGATCGCGGCGAACCCGGGCGCGGTCGAGCGGTTCGGCGCCGAGCTGGGCGACGCGCGCGTCGGCTGGATCCCGATCGACGTCACCGCCGCCACCTGTGATCTGGCGGTCCACCACGGCGGCGCGACCACCGCGACGACGCTGATGGCCAACGGCGTGCCGCAGCTGGTCATCCCGGAGAACCCGCCGGAGTTCCCGCCGAACTACCATCGGGAGGCCATCGCCAAGGCCATCACCGACTTCGGCGCCGGCCGCACGCTGTGGCCGCAGGCGCAGGAGCCCGACAAGGCGCCCGGCGAGGTCATCGCCGCGGCGTGCCGCGAGCTGCTGGAGAACCCGAGCTACACGGAGCGCACGCAGTTCATCGCCAAGGAGATCTCGACGCTGCCCACGCCCGCCGAGATCGTGCCCAAGCTGGAGGCGCTGGTCTGA
- a CDS encoding nucleotide disphospho-sugar-binding domain-containing protein, with protein sequence MKILFTVGGSQAAVFGVAPLAAAARNAGHEILLAADEPLMAAAQSVGLPAVCITPERMRYGQDGMTAAARIDALLDLTRQWSPDLVVGGLSHVPRVLAARLKVPYVRHIWHIAPMARRDRTAVAELQPQLERLGLTELPPPDLFIDLCPPALRPPGAPAARAMRWVPRVSQRRVEPWMYTRPEGRRRALITAGTRNLLLDTPGASLSRLVDELTGAGVEVLIAALPEAAERYGPQLGDVRIGWIPLDVVAPTCDLAVHHGGATTAMTLINAGVPQLIVPDNGYGKAVAEAVSGFGAAVLVDPHRPQEGRGQDEVIVAGCREILEDPRYAERARAAAAEAAALPTPDEVLREIEALAAR encoded by the coding sequence ATGAAAATACTGTTCACCGTCGGTGGCAGCCAGGCGGCCGTCTTCGGCGTCGCCCCCCTCGCCGCCGCCGCCCGCAACGCCGGCCACGAGATCCTGCTGGCCGCCGACGAGCCGCTGATGGCGGCCGCACAGTCCGTCGGGCTTCCCGCGGTCTGCATCACTCCCGAGCGGATGCGCTACGGCCAGGACGGCATGACGGCCGCCGCCCGCATCGACGCGCTGCTCGACCTGACCCGGCAGTGGAGCCCCGACCTGGTCGTCGGCGGCCTGTCCCACGTCCCCCGGGTGCTCGCCGCCCGGCTCAAGGTGCCCTACGTCCGCCACATCTGGCACATCGCCCCGATGGCGCGCCGGGACCGCACGGCGGTGGCGGAGCTCCAGCCGCAGCTGGAGCGCCTCGGACTGACCGAGCTGCCGCCGCCCGACCTCTTCATCGACCTGTGCCCGCCGGCGCTGCGCCCGCCCGGCGCCCCCGCCGCGCGGGCGATGCGCTGGGTCCCCCGGGTGAGCCAGCGCCGGGTCGAGCCGTGGATGTACACCCGCCCCGAGGGCCGCCGCCGGGCGCTGATCACCGCCGGCACCCGCAACCTGCTGCTGGACACCCCCGGCGCCTCGCTGAGCCGCCTGGTGGACGAGCTGACCGGGGCCGGGGTGGAGGTGCTGATCGCGGCGCTCCCCGAGGCCGCCGAGCGCTACGGCCCGCAACTGGGCGACGTGCGCATCGGCTGGATCCCGCTGGACGTCGTCGCCCCCACCTGCGACCTGGCGGTCCACCACGGCGGCGCGACGACGGCCATGACGCTGATCAACGCGGGGGTGCCCCAGCTGATCGTCCCCGACAACGGCTACGGCAAGGCCGTCGCGGAGGCCGTCAGCGGCTTCGGCGCCGCCGTGCTCGTGGACCCGCACCGGCCGCAGGAGGGACGCGGCCAGGACGAGGTGATCGTCGCCGGCTGCCGCGAGATCCTCGAGGACCCGCGGTACGCGGAGCGGGCCCGTGCCGCGGCCGCGGAGGCCGCGGCGCTGCCGACCCCGGACGAGGTGCTGCGCGAGATCGAGGCCCTCGCCGCCCGCTGA
- the rfbA gene encoding glucose-1-phosphate thymidylyltransferase RfbA gives MKGIILAGGNGTRLHPITLGVSKQMLPVYDKPMIYYPLSALMLAGITEIEIITTPEDSEMFRRLLGDGSWLGITLTYAEQDKPRGLADAFLVSEDHIGDDSVALVLGDNIFHGYEFGPMLQRAAQDIKGCVLFGYPVRDPERYGVGTLDEQGRLIALEEKPTDPQTNMAITGLYLYDNQVVDIARRLRPSERGELEITDLNRVYLERGEAQLIPLGRGFVWLDTGTHDALMEAGDYVQVLEHRQGVRIACLEEIAWRMGYIDRESCYRLGSRLAHSSYGRYVMEMAQAG, from the coding sequence GTGAAGGGCATCATCCTGGCCGGCGGCAATGGCACGAGGCTCCATCCGATCACTCTCGGGGTCTCCAAGCAAATGCTCCCGGTCTACGACAAGCCGATGATTTACTACCCGCTTTCTGCACTGATGCTGGCGGGGATCACCGAAATCGAGATCATCACCACGCCCGAGGACTCGGAGATGTTCCGGCGGCTGCTGGGCGACGGCTCCTGGCTGGGCATCACCCTGACCTACGCGGAGCAGGACAAGCCCCGGGGGCTCGCCGACGCGTTCCTGGTCTCCGAGGACCACATCGGGGACGACTCCGTCGCCCTGGTGCTGGGCGACAACATCTTCCACGGCTACGAGTTCGGGCCCATGCTCCAGCGGGCCGCGCAGGACATCAAGGGATGCGTCCTGTTCGGCTACCCGGTGCGCGACCCCGAGCGCTACGGCGTCGGCACCCTCGACGAGCAGGGCAGACTCATCGCCCTGGAGGAGAAGCCCACCGATCCGCAGACCAACATGGCGATCACGGGGCTGTACCTCTACGACAACCAGGTCGTCGACATCGCCCGGCGGCTGCGGCCCTCCGAACGCGGCGAGCTGGAGATCACCGACCTCAACCGCGTCTACCTGGAGCGCGGCGAGGCCCAGCTGATCCCGCTGGGCCGCGGTTTCGTCTGGCTGGACACCGGGACCCACGACGCGCTCATGGAGGCCGGGGACTACGTCCAGGTGCTGGAACACCGCCAGGGCGTGCGCATCGCCTGTCTGGAGGAGATCGCCTGGCGGATGGGCTACATCGACCGGGAGTCCTGCTACCGGCTCGGCAGCCGCCTCGCCCACTCCTCCTACGGCCGGTACGTCATGGAGATGGCCCAGGCCGGCTGA
- a CDS encoding Gfo/Idh/MocA family protein gives MEIEDLTPVLESEQRAGIGIIGCADIAVRRALPAIGRSPFRLVALASRSREKARTAAAAAGCAAVEGYERLLELPGVDAVYIPLPNSEHAKWAHRALEAGKHVLLEKPAVPAEGTARELVALAEERGLVVMENFAFLRHPQHAQARALVDDGAIGRLRSYHGVFGIPPTDPRGIKYQADLGGGALWEVGCYPVRAAQEYLGPSARVLGAGLKWDPELGVDVSGAALLGDDDGVSASCSFGLSHGYRSAYELWGSEGRLVLEWAFTPSVGARPVLRLQQKDRETQILAPASDQFVGVFTTFHDAVRDPAARARHHRELVRQARLMEDVRAQALGGRTR, from the coding sequence GTGGAAATCGAAGATCTGACGCCCGTTCTCGAATCCGAGCAGAGGGCCGGTATCGGCATCATCGGATGCGCCGACATCGCCGTGCGCCGAGCCCTCCCCGCGATCGGCCGCTCGCCGTTCCGGCTGGTGGCGCTCGCGAGCCGTTCCCGTGAGAAGGCCCGGACCGCGGCGGCCGCCGCCGGCTGCGCGGCCGTCGAGGGCTACGAGCGGCTCCTGGAGCTGCCCGGCGTCGACGCGGTCTACATCCCGCTGCCGAACAGCGAGCACGCCAAGTGGGCGCACCGGGCGCTGGAGGCGGGCAAGCACGTCCTGCTGGAGAAGCCTGCGGTGCCCGCCGAGGGGACGGCCCGCGAACTCGTCGCGCTCGCCGAGGAGCGCGGGCTGGTCGTCATGGAGAACTTCGCGTTCCTGCGGCACCCCCAGCACGCGCAGGCGCGGGCCCTGGTGGACGACGGCGCGATCGGCCGGCTGCGCTCGTACCACGGCGTGTTCGGCATTCCGCCGACCGATCCGCGCGGGATCAAGTACCAGGCCGACCTGGGCGGCGGGGCGCTGTGGGAGGTCGGCTGCTACCCGGTGCGCGCGGCCCAGGAGTACCTCGGGCCGTCGGCGCGGGTCCTGGGCGCCGGCCTGAAGTGGGATCCGGAGCTGGGCGTGGACGTCTCCGGTGCGGCGCTGCTGGGCGACGACGACGGCGTCAGCGCGAGCTGTTCCTTCGGCCTGTCGCACGGCTACCGGTCGGCCTACGAGCTGTGGGGGAGCGAGGGGCGGCTGGTCCTGGAGTGGGCGTTCACGCCCTCGGTCGGCGCCCGCCCGGTGCTGCGGCTTCAGCAGAAGGACCGCGAGACGCAGATCCTCGCCCCGGCCTCGGACCAGTTCGTCGGCGTGTTCACCACGTTCCACGACGCCGTGCGGGACCCGGCGGCCCGGGCGCGCCACCACCGCGAACTGGTGCGGCAGGCGCGGCTGATGGAGGACGTCCGCGCGCAGGCCCTCGGCGGGCGGACCCGGTGA
- a CDS encoding dTDP-4-dehydrorhamnose 3,5-epimerase family protein produces MLITEMTVPGAYRLEPEPLSDRRGHFFESVRASALLAESGWEFTVRQVNYSVSRRNTLRGIHGTTVPPGQDKFVTCVRGRALDIAVDLRVGSPTFGCYDVTLQSPETGTAVYLPDGVGHAFLALTDDTCMSYLCSQEYVPGTMIDVDALDPALALPWDLKEPPIRSDKDAAAPTLAEAAAAGRLPTWEQCPPRPLTAAADGR; encoded by the coding sequence GTGCTGATAACGGAAATGACGGTCCCGGGCGCCTACCGGCTCGAGCCGGAGCCGCTGAGCGACCGCCGCGGCCACTTCTTCGAGTCGGTGCGGGCCAGCGCCCTGCTGGCGGAGAGCGGCTGGGAGTTCACGGTGCGCCAGGTCAACTACTCGGTGTCCCGGCGCAACACCCTGCGGGGCATCCACGGCACCACGGTGCCGCCCGGCCAGGACAAGTTCGTCACCTGCGTGCGCGGCAGGGCCCTCGACATAGCCGTCGACCTGCGGGTGGGCTCGCCGACGTTCGGCTGTTACGACGTCACCCTCCAGAGCCCCGAGACGGGGACGGCCGTGTACCTGCCGGACGGGGTCGGGCACGCCTTCCTCGCCCTCACCGACGACACCTGCATGAGCTACCTCTGCTCGCAGGAGTACGTGCCGGGGACGATGATCGACGTCGACGCGCTCGACCCGGCCCTCGCCCTGCCGTGGGACCTGAAGGAGCCGCCGATCCGCTCGGACAAGGACGCCGCGGCGCCCACCCTGGCCGAGGCGGCGGCGGCCGGTCGGCTGCCCACCTGGGAGCAGTGCCCGCCGCGTCCGCTCACCGCGGCGGCGGACGGACGGTAG
- a CDS encoding sulfotransferase family protein: MLKLINAGLGRTGTTSLKAALDRLGLGPSFHMFDIVGDAGRLRQWEKIVCDGERPDWAAAFDGYRSAVDGPCAVYYRQISEAFPDAKVLLTVRDADSWYRSTHDTLYQFALRSAANPPEPGSAQARLFRVTSALVWDGLFGGRFSDKDHAVEVYHRHNEEVVRVMGADNVLVYDVREGWEPLCAFLGVDVPREEFPRTNDTASMRQRIAAAAGAAAATG; this comes from the coding sequence GTGCTGAAACTCATCAACGCCGGTCTGGGCAGGACCGGTACGACCTCGCTGAAGGCGGCCCTGGACCGGCTCGGCCTGGGCCCGTCCTTCCACATGTTCGACATCGTCGGCGACGCCGGGCGGCTGCGGCAGTGGGAGAAGATCGTCTGCGACGGCGAGCGCCCCGACTGGGCGGCCGCCTTCGACGGCTACCGCTCCGCCGTGGACGGCCCCTGCGCCGTCTACTACCGGCAGATCAGCGAGGCGTTCCCCGACGCCAAGGTGCTCCTCACGGTGCGCGACGCCGACAGCTGGTACCGCAGCACCCACGACACCCTGTACCAGTTCGCCCTGCGCAGCGCGGCGAACCCGCCGGAGCCCGGCAGCGCGCAGGCCCGGCTGTTCCGCGTCACCAGCGCCCTGGTCTGGGACGGGCTGTTCGGCGGCCGGTTCTCCGACAAGGACCACGCCGTCGAGGTGTACCACCGGCACAACGAGGAGGTGGTGCGCGTCATGGGCGCCGACAACGTCCTCGTCTACGACGTGCGCGAGGGCTGGGAGCCGCTGTGCGCCTTCCTCGGCGTCGACGTCCCGCGCGAGGAGTTCCCGCGCACCAACGACACCGCGTCCATGCGGCAGCGGATCGCCGCGGCGGCCGGCGCCGCGGCCGCCACCGGCTGA
- a CDS encoding carboxymuconolactone decarboxylase family protein gives MTPRMDNPSLVVPGALQPLLDLTEVIGKVGVPQTTLDLVRLRVSEINGRVYTFSDDPQQAKKTDERLKRVADWRTETCFDEAERCALEMAEAVTLMTDPQDMASDDVWEKSSRYYTDEQLGALVMHIGLVNFWNRVNVATRQEDAAWR, from the coding sequence ATGACCCCACGGATGGACAACCCCTCCCTGGTCGTTCCCGGCGCCCTGCAGCCCCTGCTCGACCTGACCGAGGTCATCGGCAAGGTGGGCGTGCCGCAGACCACCCTCGACCTCGTCCGGCTGCGCGTCAGCGAGATCAACGGCCGCGTCTACACGTTCTCCGACGACCCGCAGCAGGCGAAGAAGACGGACGAGCGGCTGAAGCGGGTGGCCGACTGGCGCACCGAGACCTGCTTCGACGAGGCCGAGCGCTGCGCGCTGGAGATGGCGGAGGCCGTCACGCTGATGACCGACCCGCAGGACATGGCCTCGGACGACGTCTGGGAGAAGTCCTCCCGGTACTACACCGACGAGCAGCTCGGCGCGCTGGTCATGCACATCGGCCTGGTCAATTTCTGGAACCGGGTGAACGTCGCCACCCGCCAGGAAGACGCGGCCTGGCGCTGA
- a CDS encoding methyltransferase produces MSVLPEVRDQSDSYALLHLVQGAVITQAISVAARLGVADVLAGGPLSAGDIAARVGSHPEATHRLLRALAGHGVFAVRADGRYENSALSEPLREDAPDSMRGFALLMNHPTLWEEWGHLFDTVETGEANLPKLRGMGALDFFHAHPDYARVFFQAFGELSASETDPILAAYDFSGFGTVVDVIAGRGNLLAGILKQAPDVKGVLYDSEIATVDSPALFEAAGVADRFTIEHGGYLGTLPSGGDAYVFKHIIHDFSEADAVTALRNAREAIAPGGKLLVVEYVIPENNDKHLGKTIDLWLMLMLGARERTLAEYRELFAKAGFELTRAVPTSAPISVIEGIPV; encoded by the coding sequence ATGTCCGTGCTGCCCGAGGTTCGTGACCAGTCAGACTCGTATGCGCTGCTCCATCTCGTCCAGGGCGCGGTGATCACCCAGGCGATATCGGTCGCGGCCCGGCTCGGCGTCGCGGACGTGCTGGCCGGCGGTCCGCTGTCCGCCGGGGACATCGCGGCGCGCGTCGGCTCGCACCCGGAGGCGACCCACCGCCTCCTGCGGGCGCTCGCCGGTCACGGGGTGTTCGCGGTCCGCGCCGACGGCCGGTACGAGAACAGCGCGCTGTCCGAGCCGCTGCGCGAGGACGCCCCGGACTCGATGCGCGGCTTCGCCCTGCTGATGAACCACCCCACGCTGTGGGAGGAGTGGGGGCACCTCTTCGACACCGTGGAGACCGGCGAGGCCAACCTGCCCAAGCTGCGCGGCATGGGCGCGCTGGACTTCTTCCACGCCCACCCCGACTACGCGCGGGTGTTCTTCCAGGCGTTCGGCGAACTGTCCGCCTCGGAGACCGACCCGATCCTGGCCGCCTACGACTTCTCCGGCTTCGGCACGGTCGTCGACGTCATCGCCGGCCGCGGCAACCTCCTGGCGGGCATCCTGAAGCAGGCGCCGGACGTCAAGGGGGTGCTGTACGACTCCGAGATCGCCACCGTCGACTCCCCGGCGCTCTTCGAGGCGGCCGGAGTGGCCGACCGGTTCACCATCGAGCACGGCGGCTATCTCGGCACGCTGCCCTCGGGCGGCGACGCCTACGTCTTCAAGCACATCATCCACGACTTCTCCGAGGCCGACGCCGTCACCGCGCTGCGCAACGCGCGCGAGGCGATCGCGCCCGGCGGGAAGCTGCTCGTCGTCGAGTACGTGATCCCGGAGAACAACGACAAGCACCTCGGCAAGACCATCGACCTCTGGCTGATGCTGATGCTCGGCGCCCGCGAGCGCACGCTCGCCGAGTACCGCGAGCTGTTCGCGAAGGCCGGCTTCGAACTCACCAGGGCCGTTCCCACCAGCGCGCCGATCTCGGTCATCGAGGGCATCCCCGTCTGA
- a CDS encoding mycothiol-dependent nitroreductase Rv2466c family protein yields MEHDIPTPVDFWFDPTCPWAWLTSRWILEVARQRPLDVRWHLMSLTVLNEGRADLPERWHRDLAARLEPVRVCAAAEQAHGARVLGALYTELGTRFHLERAPRERATYAAALTAAGLDPALADAAGSDAYDGAVRASHHDGIGRVGADVGTPVVAVGDVAFFGPVVTPSPRGEAATRLWDGVLAVAATEGFFELKRTRTRQPVFT; encoded by the coding sequence TTGGAGCACGACATTCCCACCCCGGTGGATTTCTGGTTCGACCCGACCTGCCCCTGGGCGTGGCTGACGTCCCGCTGGATCCTGGAGGTCGCCCGGCAGCGGCCCCTCGACGTGCGCTGGCACCTGATGAGCCTGACGGTCCTCAACGAGGGGCGCGCCGACCTGCCCGAGCGCTGGCACCGCGACCTCGCCGCCCGGCTGGAGCCGGTGCGGGTGTGCGCCGCCGCCGAACAGGCCCACGGCGCGCGGGTGCTGGGCGCTCTGTACACCGAGCTGGGCACCCGCTTCCACCTGGAGCGCGCGCCCCGGGAGCGGGCCACGTACGCGGCGGCGCTGACCGCCGCGGGCCTCGACCCCGCCCTCGCCGACGCGGCCGGCAGCGACGCGTACGACGGCGCGGTGCGCGCCTCGCACCACGACGGCATCGGCCGGGTCGGCGCGGACGTCGGCACCCCCGTCGTCGCGGTCGGGGACGTGGCGTTCTTCGGGCCCGTCGTGACGCCCTCCCCGCGCGGGGAGGCCGCGACGCGGCTGTGGGACGGGGTGCTCGCCGTCGCCGCGACCGAGGGGTTCTTCGAGCTCAAGCGCACCCGCACCCGGCAGCCGGTCTTCACCTGA
- a CDS encoding NmrA/HSCARG family protein, protein MALDGTILVLGGTGRQGGAVARELLRRGHTVHALVRDPAKAEAEALREAGAVLVRGDMDDEASLAAAMRGVHGVFSVQTFRQPGGVEAEERQGRAVADAAVRAGVRHFVYSSVGGADRDTRVPHFESKHRVERYLRTLDLPTTVLRPVMFHDILLDIAPRPAGDGLVLAMWLDPRIPVQLIATDDIGVFAADAFENRDAWLGRVVEIAGDSLTGPQMAAAFEAASGVPTRYRQLPIEPLRDARPDLANMFDWFERDGYRADLEELRRSRPGLVTLERWLTENWTAPVAAAAR, encoded by the coding sequence GTGGCGCTTGACGGAACGATCCTGGTGCTGGGCGGGACCGGCCGGCAGGGCGGGGCGGTGGCCCGCGAACTGCTGCGGCGCGGGCACACCGTGCACGCCCTGGTCCGCGACCCGGCCAAGGCGGAGGCGGAGGCGCTGCGGGAGGCGGGCGCGGTCCTGGTCCGCGGCGACATGGACGACGAGGCGTCGCTGGCGGCGGCGATGCGGGGCGTCCACGGCGTGTTCAGCGTCCAGACGTTCCGCCAGCCCGGCGGCGTCGAGGCCGAGGAGCGGCAGGGCCGTGCGGTGGCGGACGCCGCGGTGCGCGCCGGGGTGCGGCACTTCGTGTACAGCTCGGTCGGCGGCGCGGACCGCGACACCCGGGTGCCGCACTTCGAGAGCAAGCACCGGGTGGAGCGGTACCTGCGCACCCTGGACCTGCCGACGACGGTGCTGCGGCCGGTCATGTTCCACGACATCCTGCTCGACATCGCCCCGCGCCCGGCGGGGGACGGGCTGGTGCTGGCCATGTGGCTGGACCCGCGGATCCCGGTGCAGCTCATCGCGACCGACGACATCGGCGTGTTCGCCGCGGACGCCTTCGAGAACCGGGACGCCTGGCTGGGCCGGGTGGTCGAGATCGCCGGCGACTCCCTGACGGGCCCGCAGATGGCCGCGGCCTTCGAGGCGGCCTCCGGCGTCCCGACGCGCTACCGGCAGCTGCCGATCGAGCCGCTGCGCGACGCCCGCCCGGACCTCGCCAACATGTTCGACTGGTTCGAGCGCGACGGTTACCGCGCCGACCTGGAGGAACTGCGCCGCTCGCGGCCCGGCCTGGTCACGCTGGAGCGCTGGCTGACCGAGAACTGGACGGCGCCCGTGGCCGCGGCGGCCCGCTGA
- a CDS encoding SDR family oxidoreductase has translation MTDEKIALVTGANKGIGFAVARRLGERGIVVVVGARDETLGKQAADALAADGIAATALRLDVTDPEGVAEAAREIERRHGRLDILVNNAGTAGGFTGAPSAATAADLREVYETNVLGVVTVTHAMLPLLRRSPAGRIVNLSSHVGSLTLNSDPDSPLAGVNMIAYQSSKTALNAVTVAYAKELRGTPVKVNAALPGVVATDINHHRGPRTPAEGAAVVVRLALLDESGPSGVCLADEGPVPW, from the coding sequence GTGACAGACGAGAAGATCGCCCTCGTCACCGGCGCCAACAAGGGCATCGGGTTCGCCGTGGCCCGCCGGCTCGGCGAGCGGGGGATCGTCGTCGTCGTCGGCGCCCGCGACGAGACGCTCGGCAAGCAGGCCGCCGACGCGCTGGCCGCGGACGGCATCGCCGCGACGGCGCTGCGGCTCGACGTGACGGACCCGGAGGGCGTGGCCGAGGCGGCCCGCGAGATCGAACGGCGGCACGGCCGGCTCGACATCCTGGTGAACAACGCCGGCACCGCGGGCGGCTTCACCGGCGCGCCGAGCGCGGCGACCGCGGCCGACCTGCGGGAGGTCTACGAGACCAACGTCCTCGGCGTGGTCACCGTGACCCACGCGATGCTGCCGCTGCTGCGCCGCTCCCCGGCCGGCCGGATCGTCAACCTGTCCAGCCACGTGGGGTCGCTGACCCTGAACTCGGACCCGGACTCCCCGCTGGCGGGGGTCAACATGATCGCCTACCAGTCGTCGAAGACCGCCCTGAACGCGGTCACCGTCGCCTACGCCAAGGAGCTGCGGGGAACCCCGGTCAAGGTCAACGCGGCCCTGCCCGGAGTGGTGGCCACGGACATCAACCACCACCGCGGCCCCCGCACCCCCGCCGAAGGGGCCGCCGTCGTGGTCCGGCTCGCCCTGCTGGACGAGTCCGGCCCGTCGGGCGTGTGCCTGGCGGACGAGGGGCCCGTCCCCTGGTAG
- a CDS encoding FAD-dependent monooxygenase encodes MKTTDVIVVGAGPVGLMLAGELRLGGADVAVYDRLPAPTEESRALGFNRRTAESLDQRGLLPRLGAFRWGPMGHFGGVRFDLGLLDEDHSGVLGLSQTRTEQALGAWLDELGVPVRRAHEVSALRETADGVVVSLTGPDGHRDEAARYVVGCDGAGSTVRALAGIPATGWEPTRGMYTAEITGVTPRPRPIGERLPGGRMVVCTPLGEGRCRVVVHDPDLPARPEPGALTFTEVADAWRRLTGESIHGARCLWLWASGNSSALAQEYRRGRVLLAGDAAHEIPPLAAWGLSAGLQDAANLGWKLAATVRGRAPEGLLDTYHAERHPVGRQLIRDARAAAKLYLGDEAMDPVREVVGELLAHKDAAEQVAGVVSGLGIRYDLAKGDHPLLGRRMPPGTALTLADGAGVRVAELLRTGRGLLLTTHDADARVARAADGLADRVEVVTGAWATAPGAPLDAVLVRPDGYVAWTSPGTADDLAEALERWFGAGRAPQSAGRGTPAAPLVKE; translated from the coding sequence ATGAAGACAACTGACGTCATAGTGGTCGGTGCGGGGCCGGTCGGCCTGATGCTGGCCGGAGAACTGCGCCTGGGCGGGGCCGACGTGGCCGTCTACGACAGGCTGCCCGCCCCGACCGAGGAGTCCCGGGCACTCGGCTTCAACCGGCGCACCGCCGAGTCGCTGGACCAGCGCGGGCTGCTGCCGCGCCTGGGCGCGTTCCGATGGGGCCCGATGGGCCACTTCGGCGGGGTCCGCTTCGACCTCGGCCTGCTCGACGAGGACCACAGCGGGGTGCTGGGCCTGTCCCAGACCAGGACGGAACAGGCCCTCGGCGCCTGGCTGGACGAACTCGGCGTGCCGGTGCGCCGCGCTCACGAGGTGAGCGCGCTGCGCGAGACGGCCGACGGCGTCGTGGTGTCCCTGACCGGTCCCGACGGCCACCGCGACGAGGCGGCCCGCTACGTGGTGGGCTGCGACGGCGCGGGCAGCACGGTGCGCGCGCTGGCCGGCATCCCCGCCACGGGCTGGGAGCCCACCCGCGGCATGTACACCGCGGAGATCACCGGCGTCACCCCCCGCCCCCGGCCGATCGGCGAACGGCTGCCCGGCGGCCGCATGGTGGTGTGCACCCCGCTGGGCGAGGGCCGCTGCCGGGTCGTCGTCCACGACCCGGACCTGCCCGCCCGCCCGGAGCCGGGCGCGCTCACGTTCACCGAGGTCGCCGACGCGTGGCGGCGGCTGACGGGCGAGTCGATCCACGGCGCCCGGTGCCTGTGGCTGTGGGCCTCCGGCAACTCCTCCGCGCTGGCCCAGGAGTACCGGCGCGGCCGGGTGCTGCTGGCGGGCGACGCCGCCCACGAGATCCCCCCGCTCGCCGCCTGGGGGCTGAGCGCCGGACTTCAGGACGCGGCCAACCTCGGCTGGAAGCTGGCGGCGACGGTGCGGGGCCGGGCCCCCGAGGGCCTGCTGGACACCTACCACGCCGAACGCCACCCCGTCGGACGGCAGTTGATCCGCGACGCCCGCGCGGCCGCCAAGCTCTACCTCGGCGACGAGGCCATGGACCCGGTGCGCGAGGTGGTGGGCGAACTGCTGGCCCACAAGGACGCCGCCGAGCAGGTCGCCGGGGTCGTGAGCGGCCTCGGCATCCGCTACGACCTGGCCAAGGGCGACCACCCCCTGCTCGGCCGGCGCATGCCGCCCGGGACCGCGCTCACCCTCGCCGACGGCGCCGGCGTCCGCGTCGCCGAACTCCTGCGCACCGGACGCGGCCTGCTGCTGACCACCCATGACGCCGACGCCCGCGTCGCCCGTGCGGCCGACGGGCTCGCCGACCGGGTCGAGGTCGTCACCGGCGCCTGGGCCACCGCGCCCGGCGCCCCGCTCGACGCCGTCCTCGTGCGCCCCGACGGCTACGTCGCCTGGACCTCCCCCGGCACCGCCGACGACCTCGCCGAGGCGCTCGAGCGCTGGTTCGGCGCGGGCCGCGCCCCGCAGTCCGCCGGCCGGGGAACGCCGGCGGCGCCCCTCGTGAAGGAGTGA